In one Mesorhizobium australicum genomic region, the following are encoded:
- a CDS encoding nucleoside deaminase, which translates to MKDDRTLSEHEYFLRKTFEVAERAQMAGNHPFGAILVSPDGEVLMEQENAFQPLQDMTGHAERVLMTRASQAYRPQFLAECTMYTSAEPCAMCSGAVYWAGVGRVVYGLDESRLKQITGNHDENPTLDLPCRTVFEAGQRAIEVIGPLLADEAAKQHETFWQKS; encoded by the coding sequence ATGAAGGACGACCGGACGCTCTCCGAGCACGAGTATTTCCTGCGCAAGACGTTTGAGGTGGCAGAGCGCGCGCAGATGGCGGGCAATCACCCGTTCGGCGCCATACTTGTGTCACCCGATGGCGAGGTGCTGATGGAACAGGAGAACGCCTTCCAGCCGCTGCAGGACATGACCGGCCACGCCGAACGCGTGTTGATGACGCGCGCATCACAGGCCTACCGCCCGCAGTTCCTCGCCGAATGCACGATGTACACGTCCGCCGAACCCTGCGCCATGTGCTCCGGGGCCGTCTATTGGGCCGGCGTCGGCCGGGTCGTCTACGGCCTCGACGAAAGTCGGCTCAAGCAGATCACCGGCAATCACGATGAGAATCCGACACTCGACCTGCCCTGCCGAACGGTATTCGAGGCGGGCCAGCGCGCCATCGAGGTGATCGGCCCGCTACTCGCCGACGAAGCCGCCAAGCAGCACGAGACGTTCTGGCAGAAAAGCTAG
- a CDS encoding glutathione S-transferase family protein, whose product MPMITVHGRPNSSNVAKVMWTLAELGVEHRRLDVGGPFGGNKDAAYLGMNPNGLIPLLVDGPARIWESNAIVRYLGATYGAGTFWPVDAAARSLSDRWMDWGTIYLYPKVIALMTAKAPEALDKAIADVAAPCAILDGALADSRFLAGDELSIGDIPVAIHLGRLFRLAAGHLPYPNLERYFQELNARPAYRTHCLEALA is encoded by the coding sequence ATGCCCATGATCACCGTTCACGGCCGTCCGAACTCCTCCAACGTTGCCAAGGTGATGTGGACCCTCGCCGAACTCGGCGTCGAGCATCGGCGCCTCGATGTCGGCGGTCCGTTCGGTGGCAACAAGGATGCGGCCTACCTCGGCATGAACCCCAACGGCCTCATCCCTTTGTTGGTCGACGGACCTGCGCGGATATGGGAGTCCAATGCCATTGTCCGTTATCTCGGCGCGACCTACGGAGCCGGCACGTTCTGGCCCGTCGATGCGGCTGCGCGGTCGTTGTCGGACCGATGGATGGACTGGGGAACGATCTATCTCTATCCGAAGGTGATCGCGCTCATGACAGCGAAGGCGCCGGAGGCGCTCGACAAGGCGATCGCCGACGTAGCGGCTCCCTGCGCCATTCTCGACGGTGCGCTGGCCGACAGCCGCTTTCTTGCCGGCGATGAGCTCAGCATCGGCGATATCCCCGTCGCCATCCATCTCGGCCGCCTGTTCCGGCTTGCCGCCGGACATCTGCCCTATCCGAACCTCGAGCGCTATTTCCAGGAATTGAACGCGCGGCCCGCTTATCGGACGCACTGCCTGGAGGCGCTGGCCTGA
- the add gene encoding adenosine deaminase: MDFKSLPKAEIHVHLEGCFSTETIVELARENGTPLPRPEDRLLEFQGLADFLEFLDFICGLSRTRDQLAKSAYAFSQRMADSGVGYADVIVNPTHWSGWRGNLSGLVEGLDEGFRAAEADGLPPAGLCVSLLRQQSSAEAVELVEELLRLKHPRVVALSVDGNEAASGRTGEKFAEAFQLAGRGGLKRTAHAGESSGPDGVRDAIFLLGADRIDHGVRAIEDPALVDILADRQIALGICPSSNLVLGLYQTLGEHPIDFLRRAGVPVSVNTDDPALLRTDLAAEYARTADAFAWDKETCRTVAETSIRASFAHDGLKASLLEALATW; the protein is encoded by the coding sequence ATGGATTTCAAATCGCTGCCAAAGGCAGAAATCCATGTGCATCTCGAGGGCTGCTTCTCCACCGAGACGATCGTGGAGCTCGCGCGCGAGAACGGCACGCCTCTGCCCCGCCCGGAGGACCGGTTGCTGGAATTCCAAGGTCTGGCGGACTTTCTCGAATTCCTCGATTTCATCTGCGGCCTGTCGCGCACCAGGGATCAGCTCGCCAAATCGGCCTATGCCTTTTCCCAGCGGATGGCGGATTCCGGTGTTGGCTACGCCGACGTCATCGTTAATCCCACACACTGGTCAGGCTGGCGGGGCAACCTGTCAGGACTGGTGGAGGGGCTCGACGAGGGGTTTCGCGCCGCCGAGGCGGATGGGTTGCCGCCGGCCGGTCTGTGCGTATCGCTTCTGCGGCAGCAGTCCTCCGCCGAAGCCGTGGAACTGGTCGAGGAACTGCTTCGCCTTAAGCATCCGCGGGTCGTGGCACTTTCCGTCGACGGCAACGAGGCCGCGTCCGGCCGCACGGGCGAGAAATTCGCGGAGGCGTTTCAGCTCGCCGGGCGTGGCGGTCTCAAGCGCACTGCGCATGCCGGCGAATCCAGCGGGCCGGATGGGGTTCGCGACGCGATCTTCCTGCTCGGCGCGGACCGCATCGACCACGGCGTTCGCGCGATCGAGGATCCCGCGCTTGTCGACATCCTGGCCGACCGTCAAATCGCACTCGGCATCTGCCCGAGTTCCAACCTCGTGCTCGGTCTTTACCAGACGCTGGGCGAGCATCCGATCGACTTTCTGCGGCGCGCCGGCGTGCCGGTGTCGGTCAATACCGACGATCCCGCTTTGCTGCGCACCGATCTCGCCGCGGAATATGCCCGTACGGCCGACGCTTTCGCATGGGACAAGGAGACGTGCAGGACGGTTGCTGAAACCTCAATCCGCGCGTCCTTTGCTCACGACGGGCTGAAAGCCTCCCTGCTTGAGGCTCTCGCGACATGGTGA
- a CDS encoding LysR family transcriptional regulator: protein MTSDNSRRYRSRRCNAPWVLETMQLLSSSAILLDAVARAGSFRRAAEALNMSASAINRQILNMEAEIGLPLLERLPRGVRPTPVGERLLADIRRWRREQALAEGQLRELTGQRRGAVSIGATECFSTAVLPDVIRSLWQYHSGLEVSTQFASTEELVRKLVAKELDLALIFNPPARFAADIVFRLKLRPGLVMATNHPLAGSRNLRLANCLRYGFVLPDSSVRIHEFIESAFREAHIEVLSPLKSNSIAMMKSMLSNAEMMAILSIFDVHTELAQGSLVFLKIEDSKLEKEELVIAVPSNRRPSPATQAAITLLRAALTDIASTHSTTDNVS, encoded by the coding sequence ATGACAAGCGACAATTCGCGGCGCTACCGTTCGAGAAGATGCAACGCTCCGTGGGTGCTGGAAACCATGCAACTGCTGTCTTCCTCCGCAATCCTGCTGGACGCCGTGGCGCGGGCGGGGTCGTTCCGCCGCGCAGCGGAAGCGCTCAACATGTCCGCCTCGGCAATCAACCGGCAGATCCTCAACATGGAAGCCGAGATTGGCCTGCCCCTGCTCGAGCGTCTTCCCCGAGGAGTGCGTCCGACACCTGTCGGAGAGCGGCTGCTGGCCGACATCAGGCGGTGGCGGCGCGAGCAGGCGCTGGCCGAAGGGCAATTGCGCGAACTCACCGGACAGAGGCGTGGAGCGGTCTCTATCGGAGCTACCGAATGCTTCAGCACAGCCGTGCTGCCGGATGTCATCAGGTCTCTCTGGCAGTACCATTCCGGGCTGGAGGTATCGACCCAGTTCGCCTCGACCGAAGAGCTTGTGCGCAAACTCGTCGCCAAGGAGCTCGATCTGGCGCTGATCTTCAATCCTCCGGCGCGCTTCGCCGCCGACATCGTTTTCCGGCTCAAATTGCGTCCCGGCCTCGTGATGGCGACGAACCATCCCCTGGCGGGTTCTCGTAATCTGCGGCTGGCCAACTGCCTGCGCTACGGCTTCGTGCTTCCGGACAGTTCGGTGCGCATCCACGAATTCATCGAGAGCGCTTTCCGAGAAGCTCATATCGAGGTCTTGTCGCCCCTAAAATCCAACTCGATCGCGATGATGAAATCGATGCTCTCCAACGCCGAGATGATGGCGATCCTGTCGATCTTCGACGTGCATACCGAACTCGCGCAGGGCAGCCTCGTCTTCCTCAAGATCGAGGACAGCAAGCTCGAGAAGGAAGAACTGGTCATCGCGGTGCCGTCGAACCGCCGTCCATCGCCGGCCACACAGGCCGCGATCACGCTTTTGCGCGCTGCACTCACCGACATAGCGTCGACGCATTCGACGACGGACAACGTCAGCTAG
- a CDS encoding BMP family protein codes for MKTLRQISLAATVAFASLSAGAAFADPLKVALLVPGHANDGSFNQVAREAAEKLAKDGEITFEIREAMADPSKSEPIIRQYASQGYDLVIGHGIELSDPILKIAPDFPKVHFAASGGPDLAERLIANVDGWTYDFGQQGYLGGFIAGKLAGITTFGMVGGPDLPFVKASHNGFKAGLKEGNASATFIETYTGSFDDAQKAAEVTRGMIAQGAGVVWTSGDGIGNGVAAAAGQEGALTIGVTGEAGGFAEKVNIASVVLDMYPTYKAYVDDIKAGTFGKKFFVSGIANKGLVMTEVREVGESLPADLKSQVEALIADLESGKKTLPNFFE; via the coding sequence ATGAAGACACTGCGTCAGATCAGTCTTGCCGCCACCGTCGCGTTCGCCAGCCTTTCCGCCGGCGCCGCATTTGCCGATCCCCTGAAGGTCGCGCTCCTCGTGCCGGGCCATGCCAATGACGGCTCGTTCAACCAGGTCGCCCGCGAAGCTGCCGAGAAGCTCGCCAAGGATGGCGAGATCACGTTCGAGATCCGCGAGGCGATGGCCGATCCGTCGAAGTCAGAGCCGATTATCCGCCAGTACGCGTCGCAGGGCTATGACCTCGTCATCGGTCACGGTATCGAACTCTCAGACCCGATCCTGAAAATCGCGCCCGACTTTCCCAAGGTGCATTTCGCCGCATCCGGCGGGCCGGATCTCGCAGAGCGCCTGATCGCCAATGTCGATGGCTGGACCTACGACTTCGGACAGCAGGGCTATCTGGGTGGCTTTATCGCCGGCAAGCTTGCCGGCATCACCACGTTCGGCATGGTCGGCGGCCCGGATCTTCCCTTCGTCAAGGCTTCCCACAACGGCTTCAAGGCGGGTTTGAAGGAAGGCAACGCATCGGCCACGTTCATTGAAACATATACTGGCTCCTTCGACGATGCCCAGAAGGCCGCCGAAGTGACCCGGGGCATGATCGCGCAGGGTGCCGGAGTCGTCTGGACCTCGGGGGACGGCATCGGCAACGGCGTCGCCGCCGCGGCTGGCCAGGAAGGCGCGCTGACGATCGGCGTGACCGGCGAGGCCGGCGGCTTTGCCGAGAAGGTCAACATCGCATCCGTCGTGCTCGACATGTACCCGACCTACAAGGCCTATGTCGACGACATCAAGGCCGGCACGTTCGGCAAGAAGTTCTTCGTGTCCGGCATCGCCAACAAGGGCCTTGTGATGACCGAAGTCCGCGAGGTCGGCGAAAGCCTGCCTGCCGATCTGAAGAGCCAGGTCGAGGCACTGATCGCCGATCTCGAAAGCGGCAAGAAGACGCTGCCCAATTTCTTCGAGTAA